In the genome of Zygosaccharomyces rouxii strain CBS732 chromosome G complete sequence, the window CATTAGGCGATGACACACGACTGGAAAAATGGATCGATGAAGCAAGCTTTGGTAGGTTCATGTTCAAAGGACTACTAAGGTGTCACCATCATGACAAGTATACCAATCGCATAACACTTCGAAGAGGTAAAATTAGCATTAAATTGCAAGGTTATAGACCCAAGAGAGAATTTGCCGATTTGTCTAAAATACCACTTGAATTTGATGCCGTTACGTGGGGGTCCATAAATTGGAATGTGAAATATGATACCAaaatttctaaatttttattaaatttcattcCGCTATTGCATAAAAGAGACGCTAACGACAgtttccatttcaaattagTAATTTATTCTTCGCAATATAAAGGTTCAGGACTATCACAATTTGCCATTGCCCTTTCGAACTTAATGGGGCTAACCAATGGTACCAGGTCTTTCTCCAATAAACCATGCCTTACATTACCATTTGTAGACGTTTCCATAATTGGTCCATTAAAGGAATACCTAGCGTTACAAGATCGTGGAATATTCTTAATTATGGGGACTACAAAtccaattttcaaatcacaAGATGGACTTTATGACTACTATTACGACTTAGataatgaattgatcaGTGAAGCTGCTAATGGTGAGGGTAAAATTACACCGATTACATCAAATAAATGGGACATGACTGCTTTTAAAAGGCTATTAACCATAAACTCCATCTCGCCTACCTCCTCGATAGAAACTCCTCGAATAGGGTTTTTACAAAAGATAATAGAATCTATCGATGAAAAGGCTATCAATTTTTCCGAGATAGTATTAGCATTCCAAAAGGTTAACGTCATGCAATTGCTACAGTTAGATTGTCGAATGGAAAATATCAATCCTGGAGATTTATTTGATGAATACATTACGAAATACAGAGATGGTGTGGTTTTCCAAGAGATATTCGAAGCCGAGAGTTTTAGAATTTTACAGTTATTGAGGACAATAAACGATATAATGTCTAGGTTGTATCAGCTCAATTTGCCATTACTAGATAGAACCGATTTATTGTGCCTATTAGATGATCTATTTTCAGAAATCTATTCTTTCATTAATACAGATGAGGatcatttggaaaaattcttaGCGGCTTGTCTGCGGTATCCTTTTGTCTTCCCCTGTTCTCAGTACAATTTACAAGAGGACAATTTGGTTAAAGTGAATCTCAAACAAgagttgaagaattgttttAAAGAGGATAAATTTTGGTTATCACTGGTGGAAGATCCCATGGAACAATCATCTATATTGtccaaatttatcaagGATAGAAGTTTAAGTTTAATATGCCTACCATTGCTGTTTAATCCAAACataaaagtgaaaaaatccCCAGCAAGTGAACCGTCAGAAGCAGTGATTACACCACCAGCCAATGTATCTGTGAGACGCCGTAAATCAGTGAGTATCAAACAGATGTTGAatattggtaaaaataGAGAAAGTATCGCAGAAACCTCTCCCTTGAGATCAAATTCCGAGGCATCCACAACATCCAATACTTCTATCAACGGtagatttttcagaagTGAATCTTCGTCAGTGCCACCATCCAAATTAGATCATGTTGATGTGAATAAAAAGACTAAAAACATCAGAAGTTTGGCATACAAAATTATCTGCGTAATCCAAGTCCATTTTATCGGCAAACCTATCATAGATCAATCGTTGGCTcccttcttcaaaagtgttCTTGCATCCTTTCAATCGGAACAATCGGTCAAAGAAGGAACTCCTTCAAGTAGTGACAGTTCAGATACTAGATCTTCAACGACTACAAGagaataaataaaaataaaagatcATTCATATACCGTGCATAAAATTTTGtataaaagaaataaaagaacaaagTAAAGTCTATCGATAAAAAGTCGCCGAAAACTGTTTTATTTCTTGgcatttttcatgttgGAAAGCATCATTTGAAGTTGTGCTGGATAGTCCATCACACCCAATTTAACCTCAACCAATTCAATACCTTTGCCGCCCTTGTTGATATCCTCGATCTTTTGATCGAGCTCTTGACGGGTTTTAACCAAAGAACTGTTGGAATATTTACCATCGAAATCACCAAACGCTTCAAATAGTTTAGTCCATCTCCAAGGCATGATATCGTTGTAATCGCTGTTTTCACCCATGATAGCTCTTTCGATAGTATAACCGTTATTGTTCCAGACGAAAACATTAATATCAACATGATAACGTAGCATGGTAGTCAATTCTTGTACAGTCATTTGGGCAGCACCATCACCTACACCaagaaccaattttggTTTGTAACCGGCTGGCACCTTAGATTGATCACAGATGTGAATTCGTGGGTAGTCTTGCATACCAATACCGACACCAAGAGCAGCAGGAAGACCCATACCAATAGACAACCAAGTACTTTGAGCCATGAATTTAGACTGAGTTGGTAATTTGTAGTCACGAACaccaaattggaaagaacCGGTATCACTCACCAAAATATCACCTGGGGCCAAGATTTCAGggaatttcttttgtaaatAAATCTGAGTCACATCAGAAgtatcttcttcaggtAGATTCAACTGACTTGGTTCATAAGTAGTGAAAATAGCCTTATCGTATTGTAAATTCAATTTACTAATATCGATTCTCTGATGTAGGGCGGTTAAGACGTCGACAAAATTAACGTTTTCAAAAAGCTGTTCATCGCCATTTAGCGTATCGAATAATCTAATATaagattgatgaaattcaatGACTTTAGCTTGAGGGCCATAGGGGAAACCTTGGGCACAATAGTTAACCTCATTCTTCTCCACACCGAAGTGTAAAATTAAGTCACAGCTTAAAAATTTACTTCTAACCAAATCTGTACAGCTCTTACCAGCGTAAAGACCCTGGTACCTTGGATTGGTCTCATCTATGATAGATTTACCCATAATCGTAGTAAAATTGACCATCTGCGTCCTTTCAATGAACTGGTTCAATTGTGAAATTAATCCAAACCTATCCACGTTACCATCTGCTAAGATAGCAGGAGTTTGACTTTGATAGATCCATTGTAAAACACCGTCGACAATAGAATCCAATTTCTCGGAAGGAGTCCTTTCAATAGAATTGCACAAGTTGATTTCATTGTTCAAACAAGTCGTATCGACTAGTTTATCAGCAAAATCGGCTGGAACGAAAAGGTAACCTGGTTTAGAATGTTTATAGATCTCTGTTATCACCTTGTCAACTTTTTCAGGAGCAGTTTCAATgtcttccaaatattctgCAGAGCATGCTACCCTGTCTTTTACCATATCGTAGCAAATCTTTCTGTTGGGACCAATAAAATTGGAATGTTGCAATTGGGGTATCAAATGGTGATAATTACATTCAGGTGCATCTGACTTAACTACACCAACGATATGCAAAACTTTAACGTTTTCAGCACTAGAACCGGCAACACCATTTATTGCACTCAATTCACCAACACCATAAGTAGTAATAAGAGTTGCCAATTTGTTGGTATAGCGAGAGTAACCATCAGCTGCATAAGCAGCATTTAATTCGTTACAGCATGCGATCCATCTACATCCGATATCTTTGACGGAGTCGTCATAGAGATGTTCCAACAGCGGTAAGTTATAATCACCTGGGACACCAAAGATAGATTTTGAGCCACTCTGAActaattttttgaaaaggtaTTCACCGAATGGAATACGTTTTGTGCGAATATCCTGTGATTCGTAAGAAACTGGGCCCATTGAGAGTATATGTTTATCTGATATGATCGATACCTTAGAGGAGCGGTTAACACACAAAGATCAATGTGAGACTTGATGAGGTGACGAAAATCTTAGTTGAGATGTATTATATTAGAGGAAACGATCTTCTTAGCTCTCAGATACTGGATATCTGGCACCCATCTTTATACTTTTTCAAACGAATACCCGCTgtttcttcaccattatcATCGCCGCCAATAACCGGGCTTCACCGGCGCTCATTGCCCGGCAATTACCGAAAGAGCAACTGGGAACCTAATCACCGAGGTTAACCGAGAAATACCGGTCTGTGGCACCCGATCGTATATTAAAGACTTAATTAGAACAGAACTGCGTCTAATGGGTATATGGAGGTTAGAATGGGCATTGGAACTTCGGAAGAGAAGGTGCGTATCTGTATGGAGAAACAGAAACGAGACACACAAACCAGGTCACGTGACCATGGTATCACATGACGAAAATGTTTCGTATAGTGTTATAGATACAAATTAGGGTACAATTAGGGCTCCATCGATTGTGGGTGAATGGGTTTCGTATTATGTGACCTGATGCACATTTTGTTTCCCTTTTTCTCCAGTAGGAGCCCTAATAATCTTGCTTAGGGTTTACTATCTTTTCTGACTTCTcgaacatgaaaaattcaaaccaTATAATGATCATAGTGATCAAAAGTATTAAAGAACTTCAGGACATATTTTAATCACCTCTTTTTTCATCTCAAACACTCTTGATCAATTATACTGTTTCCATACTCCTTGATTTACTAAACCTCTTTAAACCTTTTCCCGGTTtttattcctttttttttatctcAACCATCTAGACACTGTAGATAAGGGATAATAATGAATTCGCAAACTGTTGGTATACTTGGTGGTGGCCAATTGGGTCGTATGGTTGTTGAAGCTGCTAATAGATTAAACATCAAGACTATTATATTAGATGCACCAAATTCCCCAGCTAAGCAAATTAATGCGTTAAATGAACATGTAGATGGTTCATTCTCAAATCCAGctgatattgaaaaattagcTGAAAAATGTGATGTCTTGAcagttgaaattgaacATGTCGATGTGCCcactttgaagaaactacaATCAAAACATCCTAACCTAAAAATTTATCCATCTCCAGAAACCATTGGTTTAATTCAAGATAAGTATGTCCAAAAAAACCATTTAGTGGCCAATAATATTGCAGTAGCAGAATCTATACCCATTGAATCCACAACTAGTGAAGGTTTAGCTCTAGCTGGTAGACAATTGGGATACCCCTACATGTTAAAATCAAGAACAATGGCTTACGATGGTAGAGGAAATTTTGTAGTTAAGAGCGAGGAATCAATTCCAAAAGCCCTTgagtttttgaaagatagaCCATTATATGCCGAAAAATGGGCTCCATTTACTAAAGAATTGGCTGTTATGATTGTGCGTTCCATTGATGGTCGTGTGTTTTCATACCCAACCGTAGAGACAATTCATAAGGATAACATCTGTTTCCTATGTTATGCACCAGCAAGAGTTCCCGATTCCGTTCAATTAAAGGCCAAACTATTAGCAGAAAATGCAGTTAGAGCTTTTCCCGGTTGTGGTATCTTTGGTGTTGAAATGTTCTATTTAGAAACAGGGGAATTGCTCATCAACGAAATTGCACCAAGACCTCATAATTCTGGTCACTATACGATTGATGCCTGTATTACTTCACAATTTGAAGCACACCTAAGAGCTATCCTAGACTTACCAATGCCCAAGGATTTCTCCTCTCTTTCTACATCTTGCACCAACGCCATTATGCTCAACGTGCTTGGAGAAGATGTAaagaatcaagaattacagaCTTGCGAAAGAGCGTTAGAGACCCCAGGTGCCTCTGTGTACCTGTACGGTAAGGAATCAAGACCTAAGCGCAAATTAGGTCACATTAATGTGGTTACTTCATCCATGGAGGAGTGTGAAAGACGTCTTTCATTCATTACTGGCGAGACTTCTGAGCCAGTTAAGATCACTGTAGCTCAAAAGATAGATTCGGAATCCAATGGGAAACCTGTTGTCGGCATTATTATGGGTTCCGATTCAGACCTACCAGTAATGTCCAAGGCATGTGCTattcttgaagaatttgaggTCCCATTCGAAGTGACAATCGTTTCTGCTCACAGAACCCCTCAAAGAATGAACAAATATGCATCAGAAGCCTCTTCTCGTGGTCTAAAGGCCATCATTGcaggtgcaggtggtgCTGCCCATCTACCTGGTATGGTTGCCGCTATGACTCCTCTACCAGTTATCGGTGTACCAGTGAAAGGCTCCTCCCTAGATGGTGTCGATTCCCTACATTCCATTGTACAAATGCCTAGAGGGGTGCCTGTAGCTACAGTGGCAATCAACAATAGCACCAACGCAGCCCTGCTGGCAGTCAGGTTCATCGGTGCTTTCGAACCAAAGTACCATAAGAAAATGCAACAGTACCTGTTAAAACAAGAGGTAGAAGTGCTAGAAAAGgctaaaaaattggaaaattctggttacaagaattacatGGGCCTTGAGTAAATAATTCAGTAGAAAATATGTATTATTCATTTTCTGTGTCTTTTatattgattttttttttctgtcATCTCTTGAGTAACTGATTTTTCGGTTCatttcatctcatctcagCTTTtaattgacaaaattcaGCTCAAAGTAAACGGTTTGACTAGTTATAACACTTTGCAAGCACTGTAAGACTATAGAATCATGGCCAAAAGACTCAGTGGATTACAAAAAGAAGTTTTGCATTTATACAGAGCCAGTGTGAGAGTAGCCCATACTAAACCTAAACAGAATCAACCGcatttcatcaattatATAAGGGAGGAGTTTGGTAAGCACAAAGACCTACCAAAAAGAGACTTTACCACTATTGAGCATCTTCTGAGGGTGGGGAACAAAAGAATCAATCTTTACTCTTCTCCTGAATTGAAGGATATCAATTAGactagtaataataacaataatgataatattaataatggtgatgatgacgaaaaatgataatcgattaatttgaaaaagtaaTGTCTTCTATATAAAGAtctttatttctttttgttaCGCTATAGGCATTTCATTTGAATCTGATCGATTCAAGCGACCAAATAGGGTTTTTGtatataataatattgatAATCAAACAAATAAAAGTAATGTCgtttaaaaattcttaaTCGAATATGTCCTTGTAATTCCCAAGCAAAAATCCAACAATGTAATTCCTTTCCTTCATGTCCAAGATATCTTTATCACCGTTGTAATCCCTAATTAACCCTGGTGCGAAAAccaatgataaattgtaGAGGTTCATCAAATTCCATTCACTGTAGCTAGTGATTTTGCTAATGTGCCTACTCAAGTACCGAAGTAAATCGTAGTGTTCCCTgggtaaattcttcaaaatttttgtcACAGATTCTAACGCATTCAAATACAGTGGGTTTTTATCGGTATTACCGCCACTCTTTAGTGGAAGAGTATTTAAAAGTCTGTGTTCCCTTACAAGTTTTATCAATGGTTCATAAATTTGGAAGGTGAGTACTGGGTTAGGCAGTTTTCTCAAAtaccttttcaaaacaCTGGCAACAGCATGAATGTCTTCactcatcaatttcaatacTTCAGGCGAAGGTTTCGCATAACAATCTGCAAATgccttttcaatatcttctATTAACAGCTGAGAACCAGATTTCCGATATATCCCTTCAGCCTTCATGTAattttcattactttcAATGTGACTCACACAGACTGTGACAATCATGGGGATATCGTTCTGTTCGTAAGCACATCTTGAAACTAAATTAGATCCATAAAGCATAGATCCATCACTCCTTGATGGGCTTGTACGAGAACTACTttcagaattggaattcgTTATAGGGAACAATTTCATGTCACTAAACTCGTGAGGGTTTTGTAAAACTGGGTTCGAAATCTCTAATTTACTGTTATTGTTACTACCACCATTGTGAATAGAAGCAGCTCCAGTGGAACTGTTAGCAGCAGGTTGTGAGCTGTAATTTTGATGTTGAGGAGTATGCGTAGGCGTTGCTGCCTGTTTCCCGCCGCCCGAAAAtatcttccaaaatctAGGTTTGGAAGCAGGTCTTGCTATACTTGCGGTATCTGCCTGTCTTGGGGGAGAGATATCATCAATGCTAATATCTTGTTTGTTTCCTGAGAGACCAGAGTTGGTTAATGAAGGTGTTTGTAAATGTTGTTGAGATTGTTGGCGGTGTTGTTGCTGTGGTACTGTAGAGTTAGACTGCTGAGAATGATTTTGTGGTTGTTCCCGCTGTGGTTGTTCCCGCTGTGGTTGTTCCCGCTGTGGTTGTTCTCGTTGTGTCTGTTCCCGTTGTGTTTGTTCTCGCTGTGATTGTTCCCGCTGTGGATGATGAGGTTCTCGCTGCTCCCGCtgctgttgatgttgtAACTGACCAAGTGATTCCAAGATATACCTTTCCTTTTCACTTTTGAGACCTTCAATGTCTCTAGTGAGCCCCTCTTTAGTGGTTTTCAAATGATCAACGTCAGAGGTAAGATGACGTTTCTTTGATTCCAACTCTCTTAATTCTAATTTCACTCTTCTTAAAGACAGTTCAGCTTCAGCCAATTCctttttgagaaaatgCTCATTCTCGGAACTTTCACTATTATTTGTTATATCAGCTTCTTGTGAAGCACTagaatcttcttccttgaCAACTTCATTAGCGGCTTGCCAACTGAAATTCCTATGATGTGATTTAGCTGACGAATTCGTTAACTT includes:
- the AFI1 gene encoding Afi1p (weakly similar to uniprot|Q92274 Saccharomyces cerevisiae YOR129C Putative component of the outer plaque of the spindle pole body may be involved in cation homeostasis or multidrug resistance), coding for MSTPCTANVDYLLTAEFDNRFGPVVRDQYPSVIPGFEYEMREGHSQNNAVFNLASLMIPNNAEYNTGDEPDTTVFMLYRNRETVKYELFPSKQVDQVICFVNVVYAQEDKSNSRGTNIKAVALGTTMVDFIAFKPFVLECLHKFMKLKNKDDITPMLKSCFKLLNRAELSFVKRLHSNPIRQSLLRSLGDDTRLEKWIDEASFGRFMFKGLLRCHHHDKYTNRITLRRGKISIKLQGYRPKREFADLSKIPLEFDAVTWGSINWNVKYDTKISKFLLNFIPLLHKRDANDSFHFKLVIYSSQYKGSGLSQFAIALSNLMGLTNGTRSFSNKPCLTLPFVDVSIIGPLKEYLALQDRGIFLIMGTTNPIFKSQDGLYDYYYDLDNELISEAANGEGKITPITSNKWDMTAFKRLLTINSISPTSSIETPRIGFLQKIIESIDEKAINFSEIVLAFQKVNVMQLLQLDCRMENINPGDLFDEYITKYRDGVVFQEIFEAESFRILQLLRTINDIMSRLYQLNLPLLDRTDLLCLLDDLFSEIYSFINTDEDHLEKFLAACLRYPFVFPCSQYNLQEDNLVKVNLKQELKNCFKEDKFWLSLVEDPMEQSSILSKFIKDRSLSLICLPLLFNPNIKVKKSPASEPSEAVITPPANVSVRRRKSVSIKQMLNIGKNRESIAETSPLRSNSEASTTSNTSINGRFFRSESSSVPPSKLDHVDVNKKTKNIRSLAYKIICVIQVHFIGKPIIDQSLAPFFKSVLASFQSEQSVKEGTPSSSDSSDTRSSTTTRE
- the ARO10 gene encoding phenylpyruvate decarboxylase ARO10 (similar to uniprot|Q06408 Saccharomyces cerevisiae YDR380W ARO10 Phenylpyruvate decarboxylase catalyzes decarboxylation of phenylpyruvate to phenylacetaldehyde which is the first specific step in the Ehrlich pathway), whose amino-acid sequence is MGPVSYESQDIRTKRIPFGEYLFKKLVQSGSKSIFGVPGDYNLPLLEHLYDDSVKDIGCRWIACCNELNAAYAADGYSRYTNKLATLITTYGVGELSAINGVAGSSAENVKVLHIVGVVKSDAPECNYHHLIPQLQHSNFIGPNRKICYDMVKDRVACSAEYLEDIETAPEKVDKVITEIYKHSKPGYLFVPADFADKLVDTTCLNNEINLCNSIERTPSEKLDSIVDGVLQWIYQSQTPAILADGNVDRFGLISQLNQFIERTQMVNFTTIMGKSIIDETNPRYQGLYAGKSCTDLVRSKFLSCDLILHFGVEKNEVNYCAQGFPYGPQAKVIEFHQSYIRLFDTLNGDEQLFENVNFVDVLTALHQRIDISKLNLQYDKAIFTTYEPSQLNLPEEDTSDVTQIYLQKKFPEILAPGDILVSDTGSFQFGVRDYKLPTQSKFMAQSTWLSIGMGLPAALGVGIGMQDYPRIHICDQSKVPAGYKPKLVLGVGDGAAQMTVQELTTMLRYHVDINVFVWNNNGYTIERAIMGENSDYNDIMPWRWTKLFEAFGDFDGKYSNSSLVKTRQELDQKIEDINKGGKGIELVEVKLGVMDYPAQLQMMLSNMKNAKK
- the ADE2 gene encoding phosphoribosylaminoimidazole carboxylase ADE2 (uniprot|Q9UVE6 Zygosaccharomyces rouxii ade2 Phosphoribosylaminoimidazole carboxylase) is translated as MNSQTVGILGGGQLGRMVVEAANRLNIKTIILDAPNSPAKQINALNEHVDGSFSNPADIEKLAEKCDVLTVEIEHVDVPTLKKLQSKHPNLKIYPSPETIGLIQDKYVQKNHLVANNIAVAESIPIESTTSEGLALAGRQLGYPYMLKSRTMAYDGRGNFVVKSEESIPKALEFLKDRPLYAEKWAPFTKELAVMIVRSIDGRVFSYPTVETIHKDNICFLCYAPARVPDSVQLKAKLLAENAVRAFPGCGIFGVEMFYLETGELLINEIAPRPHNSGHYTIDACITSQFEAHLRAILDLPMPKDFSSLSTSCTNAIMLNVLGEDVKNQELQTCERALETPGASVYLYGKESRPKRKLGHINVVTSSMEECERRLSFITGETSEPVKITVAQKIDSESNGKPVVGIIMGSDSDLPVMSKACAILEEFEVPFEVTIVSAHRTPQRMNKYASEASSRGLKAIIAGAGGAAHLPGMVAAMTPLPVIGVPVKGSSLDGVDSLHSIVQMPRGVPVATVAINNSTNAALLAVRFIGAFEPKYHKKMQQYLLKQEVEVLEKAKKLENSGYKNYMGLE
- the SDH6 gene encoding Sdh6p (highly similar to uniprot|Q3E785 Saccharomyces cerevisiae YDR379C-A Hypothetical ORF) produces the protein MAKRLSGLQKEVLHLYRASVRVAHTKPKQNQPHFINYIREEFGKHKDLPKRDFTTIEHLLRVGNKRINLYSSPELKDIN